Genomic segment of Leopardus geoffroyi isolate Oge1 chromosome B2, O.geoffroyi_Oge1_pat1.0, whole genome shotgun sequence:
atcacatcttctttatccattcaccagttgatggacatttgggcactttccataatttggctcttgttgaaagcaCTGAGATAAACgtgtgggtgcatgtgttcctttgcatcagcactcctgtgttctttggagaaatacctggtagtgctatggttgggtcgtagggtagttctgttttttattttttgagaaatctccacactgctttccagagtggctgcaccagtttgctttcccaccaacagtgcaagagttcccattgtccacatcctcaccaacacctgtttttgCCTGAGgtcttaattttagccactctgactggtgtgaggtggtatctcagtgtggttttgatttgtatttccctgatgatgagtgatgttgagcatttttgttatgtgtctgttggcatctggatgtctttgtcaaagtgtctattcatgtgttttgcccatgtcttcactggattatttgtgtttggggtgttgagtgttgaaagttctttataggttttggatattaaccgtttatctgataggtcgtttgcaaacatcttctcccattccgttgcttgtcttgtagttttgttgattgttttctttgcagtgcagaagctttttatcttcatgaggtcccagtagttcatttttgcttttaattcccttgcttttggagacaggtcgagcaagaaattgctgtggctgaggtcaaagaggttgttgcctactttctcctctagggttttgactgtttcctgtctcacggttaggtctttcatccattttgagtttactttttggatggtgtaagaaagtgctctagtttcattcttctgcgtgttgctgtccagttctgccagcaccatttgctaaagaggctgtcttttttccatacGATGCTCTATCCTGCTTTGTggatattagttggccataaatttgtgagtccaattctgggttctctcttctgtgccactgttctatgtgtctgtttttgtgccagtaccctactgtctggatgattacagctttgtagtagaggctaaagtcaggaatcgtgatgcctcccccgttggttttctttttcaacataactttggctattcggggtgtTTCGTgtttccgtacaaattttaggattgtttgttcctgtcctgagaagaatgccagtgcaattttgattgggattgcattgaatgtgtagattggtttgggttgtgctgacattttaacaatatttgttgttccaATCCATGGGCGTGGAATGTTGTTCCATTCCTTCATGTATCCTTCATATTCTTAAATacgttttctatagttttcagcatacaggtattttacatctttggttaagtttattccaaggtattttatggttcctgttgcaattgtaaatgggattgatttcttgatttctccttccgCTGCCTCACTGTTGGTGCATAGAAATGTACctgatatctgtacattgattttatagcctcaaattttgctgaattcatgggtcaGCTCTAGCAggtttttgatggagtctttcaggttttccatgtagagtaacATGTCCTCTGCGAAAAGTGACAGGTTGACATCTtctttgctaatttggatgccttttatttctttttgttgtctgattcctgaggctaggacttacaacaccatgttaaacaacagtggaaagagtggacatccctgtattgttcctgatctcacggggaaagctctcattttcccccactgaggatgatattagctgtgggcttttcatttatggcttttatgatgttaagttatgctccttctatccccactttcttgagggtatttatgaagaaagaatgctgtattttgtcaaatggtttttctgcatcatttGACAGGATCATGTGTTTCTTATCCTTGCTTCTATTGATCTGATGTATCACGCCGAATGACTTGCaagtattgaaccagccctgcagccctggaatgaatctcacttgatcatggtgaataattcttttaatatactgttgaactcgatttgctagtatcttgttgagaatttttgcatccctgtaattctcctttttagtggggtctctgtctggtttgggaatcaaggtcatgctggTTTCATAGAGTCAGTCTGGgagctttccttctatttctattttttggaaccaCCTGAGAAGGATAGTTATTAActatgctttaaatgtctggtagaattccccaggaaagccatctggcccaggactcttatttgttgggagatttttgataactgcatCAATTTCCtcactgattatgggtctgttcaaattttctatttcttcctgtagGAGTTTTGGAAGTGTCTGGGTgcttaagaatttgtccatttcttccaggttgtccaattttttggcatatacttttcatagtattctctaataattgtctGCGTTTCTGTGGTGTTAGATTTGATCTTACCTTTTTCAATCATGATTTTATccctttgggttctctctcttttcagtttGAGCACtctggctaggggcttatcaattttgtttatttcttccaaaaCAACTCTTAGactcattgatctgttctactgtgtttatttggattccatattgtttatttctgctctcatctttattatttctcttcgtCTGCATGCAATGGGAtttctttgctcttctgtttCTACTTCCTGTAGGTGTGCAGTTaggttttatatttgggatttttctagtttcttgagataggcctggattgcaatgaaTTTTCCTCTAGGACAGGCTTTGCTGCATCCAAAGAGGTacgactgtcatgttttcattttcatttgctcccatgtattttttaaatttcttccttagttgcctggttgacccattcattctttagtaggatgttctttaacctccctacatttggaggctttccaaattttttcttgtggttgatttcaagtttcctaGCTTTGAGattatggtatgatctcaattcttttatatttattgagggctgttttgtgagccAGCATGTGATcaatcttggagaatgttccatgtgcactcaagaagaatgtgtttcCTGCTTTGatgaaaatttctgaatatatctgtccaGCCCATTGGGTCTTTAAATTCTTCGTTGATTGCTTCTTTATTGAGTTTCTGCCTacatgatctctccattgttgtcagtggagtgttaaaatttcttgtaattaccatattcttaccaataagatcaTGTATGTTTATGATTAATGGGTTTATATATTCGGGTGCtctcacattgggggcataaacatttacaaatgttaGCTCTTCTTTTTGGATAGACcccgtaattatgatataatgcccatCTTCACCTCTTGTttcagtctttagtttaaaaccTAGTTTGTCAGGTAAGGATGGCTACTCCAGCaatcttttgacttccagtagcatgataggtggttctccatcccctgactttcaagccgaaggtgtcctcaggtctaaaattgacctcttgtagacaacatatagatgggtctcgttttttatccattctgatatcctatgcattttgattggggcatttgtCTGtgtacattcagagttattattgaaagctatggatttagtgtcattgagTTATCTGCAGGTTTCATGCTTCTGGTGATGTCTCtagtcctttgtagtctttgcagtgTTCCGCTCACAGAATGCCCTTCAGGATCTCTTGCAAGGtttgtttagtggtcatgaactccttcagtttttgtttgtctgggaaagcctttacctctccttccattctgagtGATGGACTGTCTTGCTGGtaaaaggattcttggctgcatgtttttcctattcagcgcattgaatatttcctgccactcccttctggcctgccaagtttcagtggacagggtCATGTGTGTACTACCCTTATGCATCTACCCTTGTGGGCtaaggcctgtttgtccctagctgctttcagaaggctctctttttctttgtgttttgccaTTTTCATAATGATATGCCATGGAGAAGGCCTATTCGTGTTGAATCTGaagggagtcctctgtgcctcctggatgtgGATATCTGCTTCCTTCAGCAGatgagggaagttctcagctataatttgttcaggtaaaccttctgcccctttctcaatctcttcctcttcttctggaactctgaTAATATGGGCTATTACTACCTTTCTTTGAATCGCTTATTTCTCTAATGATCCCCTCATGGGCTCCTATTTTCTCACCTCATTTTtgtagcttcctctttttccataactttaactactgtttcacttattttcccctctgcttcctccttccttgctgtcactgcctctagtttattttacagtcatttacaacatttcttgaCTCATCATAACtctttcttagttccttgatgtctgcagcaatagattctctgctgtctcctatggttttttcttttttatttaaaaaaaaatttttttttcaacgtttatttatttttgggacagagagagacagagcatgaacgggggaggggcagagagagagggagacatagaatcggaaacaggctccaggctctgagccatcagcccagagcctgacgcggggctcaaactcacggaccgtgagatcgtgacctggctgaagtaggacgcttaaccgactgcgccacccaggtgccgcctatgcttttttcaagcctagCGAGTAATCTTATGATTATTATGTTAAACTCtcgatcagatatattgtttatatctgttgtgTGCAATTCTCTAGGTGTcatttttcctggaatttcttttgaggagaattcatCCATTTGTCATTCTGGccagttttctgtcctttatgtaTTTGAACAatttgttatgtgtcctgcaccagTGAGCACTACTATTGTATAAAGGGGTCATAatgctgtccagggcctggcacttcagggggtGTTTTTGAGCGTgttgcttgctctctgttgttgtgagtCTGGTTCCTTTATGTCCCTAGttgtagtggtggtttggaccttccaccaggtgtgctttgatgtGTTCGTtaaagtaaccctggaaaaattaaaaacggGGGGGGAGTGGTGGTGGTAGAAACCTTATCCCgcagaagagagaaatgacaggagaggggaaaatgtaaaggaaaaaaaggaaaaaaaaattgacccaggagagaatcagagaaactatataccttatccagagagagaggagaataaaaatgtgagacacaaaagatataaacataatagattaaaaatgtctgcttaaagAAACTAACAACTAGGatcaagaagggaagaaataagaggaagaaaaggaaaaaaataatatatgtataataagaaTTTTCCAACaatcaaatgaaaatgcaaaagcgCTGGACCCATATCTGATGGCGCCatggccctgggggaggggccgtcGGTTCAGTCAGTGTCAATGCCACTCCTGTGGATCTGCAGTTAGCAGGTGGGGTGCGGTCAGGGTTTGGGGAATGGGGTCCGGATCCCCTGTGGCCCTGCTGTCCCatccctgaagccccaccatgTGGTAATGGGGAGAACAGTGGTGCCACCCCAGTCTCTGCTCCCCAGACCGGGTATCACAAGCCACTCTGTTGAGGCCATCCTCGCAGTGTCGCGGGGGTGCGAATGCCCCCGTGTGTCCCGCTCTGCCCATCCGGCACCTCCCAGGTGCTCCACTGGGATTCTAATGTCTGGAAGAATCCTGCTCCACAGCCCAGTCCGGGTCAGtgccccatcccccagccagaaTTCATTCACATTTGAAATTAAGTAACTGAATGGTTCCTTCTTATAGATGTATATGTAAATACTTGGTCAATTGTGAAGACAATCTTAACTGTTTTGTAAAACCTCTAGGTAAGCACAGATGAAAGCTAGTGTAGCTGGGATGGTCTAGGGGGTTACGTGTCCTCTGTCAGATCTGTGAACCAATAGAAGAGACAGATTACGTCTCCTCTGTCATTGTCCTCCATAGTCATTGTCCCTGAGGATTGCCatgtctgggcagctcagtgacAGGGCTCATTAAGAGTGTGGGGCACCTGTTCCCCAGAGATGTCAGCAGGGGAAGGGACTTGGTTCTGTGTGCCAGCCCGGCCCCAGCTCAGAGTCACGGCACCCTCTCGCCTGCTCGTAAGGGTCTCGCTGTCACACCGGCAGGTCACCATGCACGGGAAACGATACTGAGAGTTTGTGACTGCCTTCATCTTCTACCTCTGAGAGGCAAAGGGCAGATCTCTGGGCGACATGAAGATCTGTGAAGTCATCCTAAGAAAGTGTCCTTTTGGTTAAGAAAAATGCATGGATGACCCAGTTCTGGTAGAGTCAGCCTTTGTATTTCCTGGAGACACTGATCCTACATGTCCCTGCTCCTATCCCCAGAGCTGTAATTAGGCAGTAACTTGGAATGAGGTAGGAAAGTGGCTTAGATCCCACTGAGAAGGTGAATAAAGGTGAGTAAAATGGCACTAAGTCTCTGTGTTGCTCTGGGAATAGATTAGTTTATTTTCAGTTGAAATTGTTCACAAACAAAGTGGTTTATTTGTATGCTTACATGGTGAATTGTGTAAAGTAACAGACTCTGAAAGTTCATGAAATACAAGAAATGAGTGTAATTGTTCTTTACTGATGCCACCAGGTAATTCCTAGACTTTTGATTAATGTAGTATATGCATCACACCGCTCTGTGTACAtgtggaaaataattaaatatgccTGGTTTCTGGGAATAACATATGGCCTTCAGTATTAGAATACTAGAGTATTACACTATAGGCTTTCATACTttccctttgtttccttattgtgTGTGAATTTAGATACTATTTCTTCTCTATGCTTAAAACTTATTGTCAGTCACTAtcattattaaatatgtattttctccccaaatatcTAAAGTgttcatggaattttaaaaatctgtgttgaAAATTACAACAGGAAagttccattttatgtatattgtgTCGGggaaaattattttgactttattttaacAAGAAGTGGTGATCCTTCAATGAGTTTAAGTACCGATTTGAATGGGTggttgggtggctcaatcagtcaagcatctgacttttgatttcagccaggccatgatctcatggcttgtgggttcgagacccacatctgtctctgtgctgagagtacaatgcctgcttcagattctctctattcctctctctctgcccctccccaacttgcgctctctctccctctctgaagataaattttaaaaacaccgtttggagaagaaaaaagtaataacaaaCCTAAACGTTTACATATTGATGAATTAGAGAAATGacgtggtgtgtatgtgtgtgtgcatgtgtgtgtgtgattgcacTAGGGTGATGTGTAAAGTACACTAGTTCCCATCCTTCTATCCTTGCACATGATCATGAATAGACTCTTGTATGAATGCTGTTGGTGACCTGCCCAGACACTCTTTACCTACTAGGGCTCCAATCCAAACCCTATTTGTTATGAGTGTGGGATCCAAGGTTCAGAGCCATTCCCTTTTTGAGAGAATTGCCCTCAGCTGAAGGGAGCTATGGTACCAGGCAGTCTGGGGGACATGGTGGGGGCAGCTCACAGCCAGTGACAGACTATGGGAGGTACAAAAGGTGCTAATGCCAAGGCAGGACTGAATCTGATGCAATCCATGCTCCAGAGCTGTGCTGCCCAATAGTTTAGTAAGTAGACACataagctatttaaatttaaattcattagaattgaataaaatgtaaaattcaatttCTAAGCTAGGACATTTTAAATGCTCAGGTATGACAGGTAGAGAGTGGGCATAGTATTGGACAGTGAGGACAGAGAATTTCTACCATCACAGATGGATGGTTCTTCTGGAGAGTTCTGGCCATCTTCTCATGGGATCAGGCTCCTGCTCTGTTCCATTAGAGACCACATTCTTTCTTAGCAACATTCTCTGCTGTTTTCCATCCCTCACCCTGTTTATCCTAAGAGCATTCCCTGAATAAACAACATGCAGTGGAATTCCTACTTCATCATCTTCTTCCATAAAATCTTGCCCTACTGCCCTATCAGTGTTCATCACATCTGTCATTTCCTATGTAGTGATGGCTGCATTCCCCTCATTTGCTTGTCCCCCATCATCATCGGGGGCTCTTCTCATATATCTGAGGTCAGCTCAGACCCATGAGACAGAAGCATCAAGAAAACAACAGCGATTCAGTCGTAGCACTGAGGCTGCGGAAATCTTGCCCCCGCTTTTTCAGGATTCATTCAGGAACCAGATAAGGCAGCTTGTTCATGTCAACTATATCAGTGaatgttatatatttgaaatgccTTAAATAGAGACATTATCCTGTGATTCTTTAAGATATGTAGTGTGCATAGACTAGTATCTAGTCTTGTGGACATATGTATTCTTCCACTAAAACTTAGAATTTTATGTCAGCATTGAGCTATTAGGGTAATTGGGAATTCCTACTCTATCACCTTATGTGTGTTAGTACTAAGCATTTAACCTCTCACATTTGATTCAGTTCTCTTAATTATTATTGGAACATTGCGTTCTTCTGAcatgtcatttaaattttatactttttgatgtGAATTATTACATAGAATGGCAATGTCTTTGTTTTGTAGttctgtgtaattttattttcaataataacatttctttctcttcatataTGATCTGTGCTTTTTCCAAGTATTTATCTCTCATATGCAAAGTCATAATATAGGTGTAGTCTATCACTGGACTTTCATGTATCGTGTCATATTATGATAGTTGCTAGGGACCCATACTTTGCTCCTTTGCCCAGGAAGGAAGTGTTCAATATTTCCAGCCAGTTTCAATTACGTAGTTTTCCAGATGAAGCCATCCCTCTTACTGCAATCAGTCATTTGATGGTACCAAACATAGATGATGGTTCTTAGTCTAATTCCGCCAGTCTTTAAATATggtaagaaggaaaggaaatgcaatTTTCCATTAACCGCAGGGGACACATGTCCTTTCTCTTGGAAGATTGCTCTGTGTGGTGCACAAGCTTTAAGAGGGTTGGatgaggagaagggaaagaggaaggaacagagtgaCCCAGATCAACAGAACATACTTGTGAGAATCGATGGGAGAACGCATTTCGCAGCCTGATCTGCCCCATGTCTGGTGTCACTAAAGGATATtaattttcctgaattttattgagaaaaagaatagaagaaaatggtAGACTACGATATGAGTCCTGTAGTTCCCTCCCCGCGTGCTCTCCGCACGACACTGGGAGCAATTGTACCACAGGGACGATGACATTCTTGTGTCTGCTTCAGTGCGCATctcctttgtctgatattttattttttaactgaaaatcaTAATCATTTTTGTACCTGTCAGATAGATAGCCATTATGtattctttcacacacacacacacacacacacacacacacacacaatcccggAAAGTGGCAAATCATATGTACATGTTCATCTCACCAGGATTTTATCTTTTCTCAAGTGTCTTCTTTGTCCTGATTGACATAATATTGTTAACATATATCATTAGTTTATTCTAAAGCTGCAGTAGCATATTGGTGTTTTCTTGGGatgagtttacattttatttttggcctTCTTCACTTTGGTAGTGTTTCCTTTATCAGGCACATTAAAAGTTTGTGGGCAATTATTTCAAGTAAATGTAtcaatctctgtgtgtgtgcctatgAGACTCAAGCAtggtttgtttgtatttgttcttctgaGCAGATGTTAGTCAGAGGACACGTTTTGTTGTTGCACATTTAGACTGTCTCAAATAAGTgtataattattacttttaagaaaatttttctgCATAGATTTTTTGTGTGGAGACCACTGATCATATGTTTATACGAAATTAAAGAAGGTATAATATAGTGTCAAATACCAAATCCTCCCTCCAAATATTATGAATGTTTTATGCCCTTTTTGTACCTGTTTCTTTCACACATCAATGGGTCCTCCCCCACACCTGAATCAGATTTTAAAGTcttagaagaattaaaaatgcaCGGTATGCCCAACCATTTGAATATGATACAACCGAAGGACTCATTTTCTGATGCCTCTTAGGTCAGAACTATTCATCTTCTTCCATTATAGTAAGCATTGGATGAAAATGGTCAACACCCAGGCTCATACCTGGGAATGTGTTTGGTCCAGTGTCACTAACTCTGCAAGGTAGTTCCCAGAAAGGTGATGATTGACATAATGTGGACAGATGTCTGAGATTTTGTATAATACCAAAATATtggtttctttatatcttttcttattcTACTATAAGTGTTGCATTATAGTTCTATGACCCATCATTGTTTTGAGAAtgtatctgtctttatctctgtgtctttatctctttatttattttaccacagGGACTGATGTAAAACATGACAGGTTATACATAATTACATGGTTGGAtaactttctaaaatgtttattctgattAAGATGTCGGTAAGGAATAATCCTAACTGTTTcaggaattttaagaaatgtaattgGTAATATGTGAAATGGAAATctgcagaaggaagaagaaagcgTTGGTCAATGGATTTTAGAGTTCTGATTCCAGCTGGTTCTGCATGGCCAATGAATTTTCAGAGTTCCTGTTAAATTCGTATGTTCATTGAAGCAGTTTTCAGGCAAAAGTTGAGCACTGTAATTGAATGGTGGTTTTTCGGGTTCTCTCTGATTGTTTAATTGTTTtagtaatacaaaaaaaaaaaaacacacaaagcaaacaaacaactgTGTCTTTCCCAAATATAATACTTTAGTTAGACAGGCAATACTGCCAAAATATTTATACAGAAATAGTGGTGAGGTTTTGAATGTAATTGAATTCTTCGTATAAGTACATCCTACGTTGTAAGTTCCTATGTCGGTATGCTTGTACACATtaagttatatatacatacatatctacatacgtatgtatgtagatatacatatatttttattttatgtattttaatgtttattttgtttatttatgtttattaatatttattttatcttaatgtttatttatttattttggagagagagagtgggggagcagggaaggtgcagagagacggagagagacggaatctcaagcaggctcagtgctgtcatcaaagagcctgacacggggatcaaacccatgctgcatgagatcatggcctcaggTGAAATCAAcagtcgaatgcttaacccactgagccacttaCGTGCCCccattattatatttcattacatGCGAGGTGTGTGCAAATCCAGTTGTGTAGAATCAGGAGACACATATTTGTATTaacatctctccttctctctgcatctctttctgattctttctgagctcttcctcttttcccttatACATTTTATAGAACTTTAAGTCTGGAATGTACACACATTTTTACAGTACTTCAAGTTCTAGTAAGTGCAGACTGATACACCTTATATTCCTTTGACTGATGCAAACAAAATGCCCATTATTTCACTTTTctcatattaaattttaataattaacttTTGGTGATAATGTGAAACTATATTGGTATAAGCTATGTCAATTTCAGGGAGTACAGCATTTATTCACGTTATTGCTGATAAATTCCATGCCCTTGTCTTTTCATAAGATCATTTCAACCCCCTaccaagttgttttctttttgaaaattgcttttaaaaattgctaaataCTTGGTCTTGACAGGAAACACGTGGTAAGAAAGGATGGACCCGAAAAATGGCAGTTCTTTCACGGGCTTTATCCTGCTGGGTTTCTCTGACCGGCCTCAGCTGGAGCGAGTCCTCTTTGTGGTTCTTCTCATCTTCTATCTGCTCACCCTGCTGGGAAACACAAGCATCATTGCGTTGTCCCGCCTGGACCCACACCTGCAGactcccatgtactttttcctctcCAACCTAAGCTTTCTGGACCTGTGTTACACGACCAGCACTGTTCCTCAGCTGCTGGTTCATCTCAGGGGAGCAGACAAGTCCATCTCCTTCGCTGCCTGTGTAGCTCAGCTGTTTGTCGCTCTAGGGTTGGGAGGCACAGAATGCATTCTGTTGGGGGTGATGGCATTTGACCGCTACGCAGCCGTCTGCAGGCCCCTGCACTACGCAGTGATCATGCACCCCCGTCGCTGTGCCCTGATGGCTTCTGCGTCATGGTTCATTGGTTTTGCCAACTCCTCATTGCAGTCGGGGCTTATCTTCCTTGTACCACTTtgtgggagaaataaaatagaccaCTTCTTTTGTGAGGTCACCCCACTGCTCAAGTTTGCCTGTGTTGACACCactgagaatgagaatgagatcTTCTTTGTCAGTGTGATCATTCTCCTCATACCTGTGGCATTAATCACGTTCTCCTATGGTCAGATAGTCAGGGCAGTGTTAAGAATAAAG
This window contains:
- the LOC123609448 gene encoding putative olfactory receptor 2B8; the protein is MDPKNGSSFTGFILLGFSDRPQLERVLFVVLLIFYLLTLLGNTSIIALSRLDPHLQTPMYFFLSNLSFLDLCYTTSTVPQLLVHLRGADKSISFAACVAQLFVALGLGGTECILLGVMAFDRYAAVCRPLHYAVIMHPRRCALMASASWFIGFANSSLQSGLIFLVPLCGRNKIDHFFCEVTPLLKFACVDTTENENEIFFVSVIILLIPVALITFSYGQIVRAVLRIKSAAGQRKAFGTCGSHLTVVSLFYGTAIYAYLQPSNNYSQDQGKFISLFYTIVTPMVNPFIYTLRNRDVTGAMRKVFCGGYDSR